One segment of Cottoperca gobio chromosome 24, fCotGob3.1, whole genome shotgun sequence DNA contains the following:
- the LOC115003948 gene encoding leucine-rich repeat-containing protein 15-like, translating to MIKAVEGCPDVCKCSRKSGPQKSEVNCHRRGLRAFPSNLSPDAWILKLGENAITDLKANALRSIPKIESIHLEQNAIKSIHPKALSGAKQLILLNLYGNHITNLPARGFQDLLNLRFLMLGQNQIGILKPEMFAGMRNLSDLDLPLNALTMLPSNAFKPLIALKVLDLSLNHIQRISPKAFTGLRQLMFLNLDKNSVNSSK from the exons ATGATAAAGGCTGTGGAGGGTTGTCCTGATGTCTGTAAATGCTCTCGGAAGTCCGGTCCACAAAAGTCAGAGGTCAACTGTCATAGGAGGGGGCTTCGTGCTTTTCCCTCCAACCTGTCCCCTGATGCCTGGATCCTCAAACTAG GTGAGAATGCTATCACAGACCTGAAGGCTAATGCTCTGAGATCAATTCCAAAGATTGAGAGTATCCACCTAGAACAAAATGCCATCAAATCCATCCACCCCAAGGCCCTGTCTGGTGCAAAGCAACTAATTCTCCTCAATCTCTACGGCAACCACATCACCAACCTTCCAGCGAGGGGATTCCAG GACCTCCTGAACCTTCGCTTTCTAATGCTGGGACAGAACCAGATTGGCATCCTCAAACCTGAGATGTTTGCAGGAATGAGGAACTTGTCAGACTTAGACCTTCCTCTCAACGCACTGACAATGTTACCATCTAATGCCTTTAAGCCTCTGATTGCCCTCAAAGTTCTGGACCTTTCCCTCAATCACATCCAAAGGATCTCTCCTAAGGCCTTCACTGGACTCAGACAGCTCATGTTCCTCAACTTAGACAAAAACAG TGTAAACTCTTCTAAGTGA
- the LOC115003816 gene encoding leucine-rich repeat-containing protein 15-like — protein MLVLDNNLLSTLSTSSFDGLGKLQELYLRNNELEHMPPDVFRNMAKLSQLALSGNRLKTVDGNMFAHMPDLKKLYLHDNTWQCDCDIISLVQWMGQTKVTLSPRNALRCTSPTELQTKSLSSLQTDKLLCRA, from the exons ATGCTGGTTTTAGACAACAACCTTCTGTCCACACTGAGCACGTCATCTTTTGATGGCCTGGGGAAGTTGCAG GAACTCTACTTGAGGAACAATGAGCTGGAGCACATGCCACCTGATGTGTTCAGAAACATGGCCAAGCTTTCTCAGCTGGCTCTCAGTGGAAACCGCCTGAAGACAGTGGATGGAAACATGTTTGCCCATATGCCTG ATCTGAAGAAGCTCTACCTCCATGATAACACGTGGCAATGTGATTGTGACATCATCTCCTTGGTGCAGTGGATGGGACAGACCAAGGTTACCCTTTCGCCTCGGAATGCATTGAGGTGCACGAGTCCTACAGAACTCCAAACCAAGAGCCTCTCTAGTCTACAAACTGACAAGCTGCTCTGCCGTGCCTAA